In Columba livia isolate bColLiv1 breed racing homer chromosome 8, bColLiv1.pat.W.v2, whole genome shotgun sequence, a single genomic region encodes these proteins:
- the LOC135580147 gene encoding ral guanine nucleotide dissociation stimulator-like 1, with amino-acid sequence MCLISCPPLLPSGDKCSKKCPDSVTPITTKEVPPVLPLYNQQNGESCIIRTSVEEDRSGNIYRSILLTNQEKAPAVIQRALEKHSLQCGSAEDYELVQIISEDKGGEAELCCCCLTGAAAF; translated from the exons ATGTGTTTGATCTCGTGTCCCCCCTTGCTGCCATCTGGTGACAAGTGCTCCAAGAAGTGCCCCGACTCCGTGACTCCCATTACAACCAAAGAAGTGCCGCCAGTCCTGCCACTTTACAACCAACAGAACGGAGAGAGCTGCATCATCCGGACCAGCGTAGAGGAGGACAGAAGTGGCAACATCTACAGGAGCATCCTG CTGACTAACCAAGAGAAGGCTCCTGCTGTCATCCAGAGAGCCCTGGAGAAGCACAGCCTGCAGTGTGGCTCGGCCGAGGATTACGAGCTGGTACAGATCATCTCCGAGGACAAAGGTGGGGAAGCAgaactctgctgctgctgcttgaccggtgctgctgcattttga
- the LOC135580146 gene encoding ral guanine nucleotide dissociation stimulator-like 1 has protein sequence MCLISCPPLLPSGDKCSKKCPDSVTPIATKDVPPVLPLYNQQNGESCIIRTSVEEDRSGNIYRSILLTNQEKAPAVIQRALEKHSLQCGSAEDYELVQIISEDKGGEAELCCCCLNGAAAF, from the exons ATGTGTTTGATCTCGTGTCCCCCCTTGCTGCCATCTGGTGACAAGTGCTCCAAGAAGTGCCCCGACTCCGTGACTCCCATTGCAACCAAAGACGTGCCGCCAGTCCTGCCACTTTACAACCAACAGAACGGAGAGAGCTGCATCATCCGGACCAGCGTAGAGGAGGACAGAAGTGGCAACATCTACAGGAGCATCCTG CTGACTAACCAAGAGAAGGCTCCTGCTGTCATCCAGAGAGCCCTGGAGAAGCACAGCCTGCAGTGTGGCTCGGCCGAGGATTACGAGCTGGTACAGATCATCTCCGAGGACAAAGGTGGGGAAGCAgaactctgctgctgctgcttgaacggtgctgctgcattttga
- the LOC135580148 gene encoding ral guanine nucleotide dissociation stimulator-like 1, with protein MLMFEELSEIFSDSDNFATSRELLLKGVTQGTVPYLGTFLTDLVMLDTALQDYLEGGLINFEKRRRVSGTLTVLWSLVADALC; from the exons ATGCTGATGTTCGAGGAGCTCTCAGAAATCTTCTCCGACTCTGACAACTTTGCGAcgagcagggagctgctgctgaag GGAGTCACCCAAGGCACGGTACCTTACCTGGGTACCTTCCTCACAGACCTCGTCATGCTGGACACAGCCCTTCAGGACTATCTCGAG GGCGGCCTGATCAACTTTGAGAAGCGGCGAAGGGTGAGTGGAACGTTGACTGTTCTGTGGTCGTTAGTTGCTGACGCTCTCTGCTAG
- the LOC135580061 gene encoding ral guanine nucleotide dissociation stimulator-like 1 has product MAIKAQQKVSSESEKAGGQRGKTNGGQKVSSLGGAHGIGKKKPQRTKQVEFLKQLLGVQRKDGHTSLELKDPWRKKEPGKRFVRLSKGLGCGRAEGGARGRARERRRAAIGRLRAARAAARPRPVAAVPPEPLPPLPSGRAVGARERERECGAGGAGSSPACGRGHGAMCGISCGPCCGRARSFPFRTLCVWRCWRRPRRRTPRRKRHEEDVESLHSLEETVPKATKEDVETTERVVETPECVEETVSKTREEDAEAPACIQESPEHIEQIVSKTREEDAETPACIEESPEHTEQTVYKTREEDAEITSKVSDEDAETPERIEKSLSKATEEDTKAAECIEETPGKPAEEDMETPQSLEDNVRNQPGKDVEVPQSVQESTTEDGAEDAQEGAVDCDTLRRAQIQQTEGEGARWLGAEGDQLPAEHAVSPDETCKSRALKAATLEKLVETLPMAFADNDFTYINTFLSTYRAFASTSTVLELLLDRYGNLEISGSEERGSQNSPGSSTVLRTAIASILQAWLDQCAEDFQEPPDHVCLLKVLSYLKKNMPGSDPEKRAQNLLEQFQKEELENDDAFHSLSPCNLDEEEELEISGAQEFSLFQEELVAEQLTYMDATLFKNVVPHHCLGCIWSRRDKQENKHLAQSIRATISQFNAVTNCVVSTVLDSRELKTRQRAKTLEKWIRIARQCRILNNFSSLKAIVSALQSTSVYRLKKTWACVPKDTMLMFEELSEIFSDCDNFATSRELLLKGVTQGTVPYLGTFLTDLVMLDTALQDYLEGGLINFEKRRRFPAFTRN; this is encoded by the exons ATGGCTATTAAGGCGCAGCAGAAAGTGAGCTCGGAATCGGAAAAGGCTGgcggacagagaggcaaaacaaacGGTGGGCAAAAG GTGAGCAGCCTGGGTGGTGCTCATGGCATTGGGAAGAAGAAACCCcagagaacaaaacaagtgGAATTTTTG aaacagctgttgggagtgcagagaaaggatggacacacgTCTCTGGAGTTAAAGGACCCCTGGCGgaagaaagaacctggaaa GCGCTTTGTCCGGCTGAGCAAGGGCTTGGGCTGCGGGCGGGCTGAGGGCGGGGCAAGGGGGCGCGCGCGGGAGCGGCGGCGAGCTGCGATTGggcggctgcgggcggcacgtgCTGCCGCGAGGCCGCGTCCGGTCGCCGCGGTGCCGCCGGAGCCGTTGCCGCCGTTGCCGTCGGGGCGAGCGGTCGGTGCGAGAGAGAGAGAGCGGGAGTGCGGGGCTGGCGGAGCcggcagcagccctgcctgcggACGCGGACACGGCGCCATGTGCGGGATCAGCTGCGGGCCCTGCTGCGGACGG GCTCGGAGCTTCCCCTTTCGGACCCTGTGTGTTTGGAGATGTTGGAGGAGACCAAGGAGGAGGACACCCAGGAGGAAGAGACATGAGGAAGATGTGGAGTCTCTGCACAGCCTTGAGGAGACTGTGCCCAAGGCAACCAAGGAAGATGTGGAGACTACAGAGCGCGTTGTGGAGACTCCAGAGTGCGTTGAGGAGACTGTAAGCAAGACCAGAGAGGAAGATGCGGAGGCTCCAGCGTGCATTCAGGAGAGTCCAGAGCACATTGAGCAGATTGTAAGCAAGACAAGAGAGGAAGATGCAGAGACTCCAGCGTGCATTGAGGAGAGTCCAGAGCACACTGAGCAGACTGTATACAAGACCAGAGAGGAAGATGCGGAGATTACAAGCAAGGTATCAGACGAAGACGCAGAGACTCCAGAGCGCATTGAGAAGAGTCTAAGCAAGGCAACAGAGGAAGACACCAAGGCTGCAGAGTGCATAGAGGAGACTCCAGGCAAGCCAGCTGAAGAAGACatggagactccacagagcCTGGAAGACAATGTGAGGAACCAACCTGGGAAAGATGTGGAGGTTCCACAGAGCGTTCAAGAG AGCACAACTGAGGATGGAGCTGAAGACGCACAAGAAGGAGCTGTTGACTGTGACACCCTGAGAAGAGCGCAGATCCAGCAGACTGAGGGTGAAGGAGCAAGATGGCTCGGG GCTGAAGGAGACCAGTTACCTGCAGAACACGCTGTCAGCCCGGACGAGACGTGCAAAAGCAGGGCCCTGAAAGCTGCAACTTTGGAAAAGCTGGTGGAGACGCTTCCAATGGCATTTGCGGATAATGACTTTACATACATCAACACCTTCCTCTCAACGTACAGGGCCTTTGCTTCCACCAGCACAgtcctggagctgctcctggacAG ATACGGAAACCTGGAGATCTCGGGCTCTGAAGAGCGTGGAAGCCAGAATTCCCCCGGATCCAGCACAGTGCTCAGGAC TGCGATCGCATCGATTTTACAAGCCTGGCTCGACCAATGTGCCGAGGATTTCCAAGAGCCGCCCGACCACGTGTGTCTGCTGAAGGTGCTGAGTTATCTGAAGAAGAACATGCCCGGCTCTGACCCGGAGAAGAGGGCGCAGAACCTCCTGGAGCAGTTCCAGAAAGAAGAACTGGAGAATGATG ACGCGTTCCACAGCCTTTCTCCCTGCAACctggatgaggaagaggaactGGAGATCAGCGGTGCACAGGAATTCTCATTGTTCCAAGAAGAGCTGGTGGCAGAACAGCTGACGTACATGGACGCG ACACTCTTCAAGAACGTTGTGCCCCACcactgcctgggctgcatctggTCCCGCAGGGACAAGCAAGAGAACAAACACCTGGCACAGAGCATCAGAGCCACCATCTCGCAGTTCAACGCCGTCACCAACTGCGTGGTCAGCACCGTCCTGGACAGCAGAGAATTAAAGACACGGCAACGAGCGAAGACCTTGGAGAAGTGGATCCGTATCGCACGT CAATGTAGGATCCTGAACAACTTTTCGTCTTTGAAGGCCATTGTTTCCGCACTGCAGTCCACCTCCGTTTATCGCCTGAAGAAGACCTGGGCCTGCGTTCCAAA GGACACAATGCTGATGTTCGAAGAGCTCTCAGAAATCTTCTCCGACTGTGACAACTTTGCGAcgagcagggagctgctgctgaag GGAGTCACCCAAGGCACGGTACCTTACCTGGGTACCTTCCTCACAGACCTCGTCATGCTGGACACAGCCCTTCAGGACTATCTCGAG GGCGGCCTGATCAACTTTGAGAAGCGGCGAAGG TTTCCGGCTTTCACGCGAAATTGA
- the LOC135580062 gene encoding ral guanine nucleotide dissociation stimulator-like 1, with amino-acid sequence MAFADNDFTYINIFLSTYRAFASTSTVLELLLDRYGNLEISGSEERGSQNSPGSSTVLRTAIASILQAWLDQCAEDFQEPPDHVCLLKVLSYLKKNMPGSDPEKRAQNLLEQFQKEELENDDAFHSLSPCNLDEEEELEISGAQEFSLFQEELVAEQLTYMDATLFKNVVPHHCLGCIWSRRDKQENKHLAQSIRATISQFNAVTNCVVSTVLDSRELKTRQRAKTLEKWIRIARQCRILNNFSSLKAIVSALQSTSVYRLKKTWACVPK; translated from the exons ATGGCATTTGCGGATAATGACTTTACATACATCAACATCTTCCTCTCAACGTACAGGGCCTTTGCTTCCACCAGCACAgtcctggagctgctcctggacAG ATACGGAAACCTGGAGATCTCGGGCTCTGAAGAGCGTGGAAGCCAGAATTCCCCCGGATCCAGCACAGTGCTCAGGAC TGCGATCGCATCGATTTTACAAGCCTGGCTCGACCAATGTGCCGAGGATTTCCAAGAGCCGCCCGACCACGTGTGTCTGCTGAAGGTGCTGAGTTATCTGAAGAAGAACATGCCCGGCTCTGACCCGGAGAAGAGGGCGCAGAACCTCCTGGAGCAGTTCCAGAAAGAAGAACTGGAGAATGATG ACGCGTTCCACAGCCTTTCTCCCTGCAACctggatgaggaagaggaactGGAGATCAGCGGTGCACAAGAATTCTCATTGTTCCAAGAAGAGCTGGTGGCAGAACAGCTGACGTACATGGACGCG ACACTCTTCAAGAACGTTGTGCCCCACcactgcctgggctgcatctggTCCCGCAGGGACAAGCAAGAGAACAAACACCTGGCACAGAGCATCAGAGCCACCATCTCGCAGTTCAACGCCGTCACCAACTGCGTGGTCAGCACCGTCCTGGACAGCAGAGAATTAAAGACACGGCAACGAGCGAAGACCTTGGAGAAGTGGATCCGTATCGCACGT CAATGTAGGATCCTGAACAACTTTTCGTCTTTGAAGGCCATAGTTTCCGCACTGCAGTCCACCTCCGTTTATCGCCTGAAGAAGACCTGGGCCTGCGTTCCAAAGTAA
- the LOC135580068 gene encoding muscle M-line assembly protein unc-89-like, with the protein MCGISCGPCCGRARSFPFQNLCVWRCWRRPRRRTPRRKRHEEDVESLHSLEETVPKATKEDVETPERVVETPERVEETPEHIDENPEHAEQTVSKTREEDAEAPEHVDETTSEIREEDAETPEHIENTLSKITEEEMETPERIENSLSNITEEDTETAECVEETPDKPAEEDMETPQSLEDNVRNQAGEDVEVPQSVQEASHWCTDRCI; encoded by the exons ATGTGCGGGATCAGCTGCGGGCCCTGCTGCGGACGG GCTCGGAGCTTCCCCTTCCAGAACCTGTGTGTTTGGAGATGTTGGAGAAGACCAAGGAGGAGGACACCCAGGAGGAAGAGACATGAGGAAGATGTGGAGTCTCTGCACAGCCTTGAGGAGACTGTGCCCAAGGCAACCAAGGAAGATGTGGAGACTCCAGAGCGCGTTGTGGAGACTCCAGAGCGCGTTGAGGAGACTCCAGAGCACATTGACGAGAATCCAGAGCACGCTGAGCAGACTGTAAGCAAGACAAGAGAGGAAGATGCTGAGGCTCCAGAGCACGTTGATGAGACTACAAGTGAGATAAGAGAGGAAGATGCGGAGACTCCTGAGCACATTGAGAACACTCTCAGCAAGATAACAGAGGAAGAGATGGAGACTCCAGAGCGCATTGAGAACAGCCTAAGCAATATAACAGAGGAAGACACCGAGACTGCAGAGTGCGTAGAGGAGACTCCAGACAAGCCAGCTGAAGAAGACatggagactccacagagcCTGGAAGACAATGTGAGGAACCAAGCCGGGGAAGATGTGGAGGTTCCACAGAGCGTTCAAGAGGCAAGTCACTGGTGTACAGACCGTTGTATCTGA